In the Leptospira sp. WS4.C2 genome, one interval contains:
- a CDS encoding DUF1566 domain-containing protein — translation MKVIQYCFALLVLSFFMNCEMKPVEDIYGLSPEETNQLIAGILANQSLRDNGNGTITDTVANLVWQKCTHGQVYRSGFNDCLGAPQGSIFNPYDSARAGAAQVAFCDSKTHACNSVSYPQLLQGFSSIAVTGSSELYGACQNSNYLGATWRVPTVLEYQRLVIPGRAATLQFFPSTQEEDYWTAWSNSDDIPGETAFAISFERQSYGVQRSVVKTQRNYVRCVRTGP, via the coding sequence ATGAAAGTAATTCAATATTGTTTCGCTCTTTTGGTCTTATCTTTTTTCATGAACTGTGAAATGAAACCTGTAGAGGATATCTACGGTTTAAGCCCGGAAGAAACCAACCAACTGATCGCGGGGATCCTTGCAAACCAAAGTCTCAGAGACAACGGAAATGGAACCATCACGGACACTGTGGCCAATTTAGTTTGGCAAAAATGTACACATGGTCAAGTGTATCGTTCAGGATTTAACGATTGTTTAGGAGCACCTCAAGGTTCTATTTTCAATCCGTATGATTCTGCACGGGCGGGAGCCGCTCAAGTTGCTTTCTGTGATTCGAAAACACACGCTTGTAATTCGGTTTCGTACCCACAATTGTTACAAGGTTTTTCGTCTATTGCGGTGACTGGATCGAGTGAGTTGTATGGCGCTTGTCAGAATAGCAATTATTTAGGCGCTACATGGCGAGTTCCCACTGTGTTAGAATACCAAAGGTTGGTGATTCCAGGTAGGGCAGCCACCCTCCAATTTTTCCCTTCCACTCAGGAAGAAGATTATTGGACTGCTTGGTCTAACAGCGATGACATCCCAGGGGAAACTGCATTTGCCATTTCCTTTGAGAGACAATCGTATGGAGTCCAACGATCCGTTGTAAAAACACAAAGGAATTATGTCCGTTGTGTGCGAACGGGCCCATAA